Proteins encoded within one genomic window of Desulfobulbaceae bacterium:
- a CDS encoding RNA-directed DNA polymerase translates to MALCTKQETYLNNLKTINTQAGVEPDLVDIIVAYARLRLERNLAITFYQEGIEKKTTKYPSLRTIIDKNQEADPRALNFLAAYYLEMDRRNLLCIFNRQHLAVTLGVSISNLEKQASTASSKYSHFFAPKKSGGQREILAPHPELKALQRKILDSLLDKVPLNAHAEGFRRKRSIVTNAQRHPDKKIVIKIDIKDFFPSTTANRVFGMFAALGYPKNIAAILTDLTTYQGRLATGAPTSPAISNILCRRLDKRFARLGQANDFSYSRYADDLTISSNHPKVTTMIPFFRQIVSEEGYTVNEKKLRIMRSGSRQQVTGIVVNQKLNIPRHEIRKLRAVIHNCKQKSLKVEIHKWAKLEKNHPNPTLYTEDDFEKSLSAKIHFVKMVNPSAGTKLLVDFKSLGLRTVVA, encoded by the coding sequence ATGGCACTCTGCACAAAGCAAGAGACATACCTTAACAACTTAAAAACCATCAACACCCAAGCTGGTGTTGAGCCGGATCTCGTCGATATCATTGTGGCCTACGCTCGTTTACGGCTCGAAAGAAACCTCGCTATAACCTTCTATCAGGAGGGGATTGAAAAGAAAACCACCAAATACCCCTCCCTCAGAACGATCATTGACAAGAACCAAGAGGCGGACCCTCGAGCGCTTAATTTTCTCGCCGCCTATTATCTGGAGATGGATCGCAGAAACCTACTCTGCATTTTCAACCGCCAGCACCTTGCCGTTACGCTCGGGGTGTCAATCTCCAACCTTGAAAAGCAGGCTTCGACTGCCTCGAGCAAGTATTCTCATTTTTTCGCTCCCAAGAAAAGCGGCGGGCAACGCGAAATATTGGCACCACACCCAGAACTCAAGGCACTGCAAAGAAAAATCCTTGATTCCCTGCTTGATAAAGTCCCTCTCAATGCCCACGCCGAAGGGTTTCGCAGAAAACGTTCAATCGTGACCAATGCGCAGCGACACCCTGACAAAAAAATCGTCATAAAAATAGATATCAAGGACTTTTTCCCATCGACAACAGCCAATCGCGTTTTCGGAATGTTCGCAGCCCTTGGATATCCCAAAAACATCGCTGCAATCCTTACGGATCTGACCACCTATCAGGGACGACTGGCAACTGGCGCACCTACCAGCCCGGCAATTTCAAACATCCTCTGCCGTCGACTGGACAAACGCTTTGCCCGACTGGGTCAAGCAAATGATTTTTCGTACTCACGATATGCCGACGATCTGACAATTTCTTCCAACCACCCAAAGGTCACAACCATGATACCCTTCTTCCGACAAATTGTCAGCGAAGAGGGGTATACAGTGAACGAAAAAAAACTGAGAATCATGAGGAGCGGCAGCAGACAGCAGGTGACCGGTATTGTGGTCAACCAAAAGCTCAACATCCCCAGACACGAAATTCGAAAACTGAGAGCAGTGATCCATAATTGCAAACAAAAGAGCCTTAAAGTCGAGATTCACAAATGGGCTAAACTCGAAAAAAACCATCCAAACCCTACACTGTACACAGAGGATGATTTTGAGAAATCGCTCTCGGCAAAAATCCATTTTGTGAAAATGGTAAACCCTAGCGCAGGAACAAAATTACTCGTCGACTTTAAGTCCCTTGGGTTAAG